A region from the Funiculus sociatus GB2-C1 genome encodes:
- a CDS encoding GIY-YIG nuclease family protein, translating to MELALVLKSLDLKERSIDLWLYRTQLRRILEHRLYYLEVEGDSETLYKIGVTKRPIEERMLKIKRYLRSHYKSVELKILGTWEHRSNVELYFKHHYQLFNYRLSSLTEYYKFDTEASTVLNDLEQMHLKCLSQVECDILAEDDKPAPVMSQSHCP from the coding sequence GTGGAACTCGCTCTTGTTCTTAAATCCCTGGATTTGAAAGAACGTTCAATTGATTTATGGCTTTACCGAACTCAGCTCAGACGAATTCTGGAGCATCGCTTGTACTATTTAGAAGTAGAGGGTGATAGTGAAACTCTTTATAAAATTGGTGTGACTAAGCGACCGATTGAAGAACGAATGCTAAAAATTAAGCGGTATTTGCGCTCGCACTACAAAAGTGTGGAACTCAAGATACTTGGTACTTGGGAACACAGGAGCAACGTTGAGCTATATTTCAAACATCATTACCAGCTCTTTAATTATCGATTGAGTAGTTTAACTGAATATTACAAGTTTGATACTGAGGCGAGTACAGTATTGAACGATTTGGAACAGATGCATCTCAAATGTCTTAGTCAAGTAGAATGTGATATTTTGGCGGAGGATGATAAGCCAGCACCTGTTATGAGTCAGAGCCATTGTCCGTGA
- a CDS encoding polymorphic toxin type 24 domain-containing protein, which yields MSGAADLMPRVEQARSGHQRAEELLSEARGMLGKPEEQAPPPEEEGGWFDKLKGASHTILDVAGFIPVVGTVADLANAGLYAAEGDYAMAALSSAAAIPLVGDAAAAARLGIKGVNAATDAARVADNATDAARVADTARAPLDDVCFVAGTKVLTTQGAKPIESLIIGDEVYAHDPVSGERASHCISHTFVRTAPVVLDIQIGETTITCTPEHPFWIPDIGWQKAGKLELGDSLLTKANQVVQVDSISSREGSFTVFNITVDCLNTYFVSPLGILVHNKPVRVNPPSPADNLLDNGRQVRGNFPQTARPNEVLYREGSDGRVTHYQTYDQDGLPIKRVDLTGRPHGGVPTPHILEYTRNTDPATGRTFVNKPSQVRPATPDEIPNVY from the coding sequence ATGAGTGGAGCGGCTGACTTAATGCCCCGCGTTGAGCAAGCTAGGAGCGGTCACCAAAGAGCTGAAGAACTGTTGTCAGAAGCCAGAGGAATGCTGGGCAAGCCTGAGGAGCAGGCTCCCCCACCCGAAGAGGAAGGAGGATGGTTCGACAAGCTCAAGGGCGCTAGTCACACGATTTTAGATGTAGCAGGTTTCATCCCTGTCGTGGGTACTGTAGCCGATTTAGCGAACGCAGGTTTGTATGCGGCGGAAGGTGACTATGCAATGGCGGCTTTATCAAGTGCGGCTGCTATCCCTTTAGTAGGTGATGCTGCTGCCGCTGCCAGACTAGGAATCAAGGGCGTAAATGCCGCTACGGATGCTGCTAGAGTTGCCGATAATGCCACGGATGCTGCTAGGGTGGCTGATACAGCTAGAGCTCCGCTAGATGATGTCTGCTTTGTTGCGGGCACAAAAGTACTTACAACCCAGGGAGCAAAACCTATTGAGTCTCTCATCATAGGTGATGAAGTTTACGCTCACGATCCAGTATCTGGGGAAAGAGCCAGTCACTGCATAAGCCATACTTTTGTTAGAACTGCACCTGTTGTCCTTGATATCCAGATTGGTGAGACAACAATCACTTGCACCCCTGAACACCCCTTCTGGATTCCGGATATTGGTTGGCAGAAAGCTGGAAAACTGGAGCTTGGTGATTCTCTTCTCACGAAAGCGAATCAAGTTGTTCAGGTTGACTCTATCAGCAGTCGAGAAGGCTCATTCACCGTCTTCAACATAACGGTAGATTGTCTGAACACCTATTTTGTCTCCCCTCTTGGCATTTTAGTTCACAACAAACCAGTACGGGTTAACCCACCAAGTCCCGCAGATAATTTGCTGGATAATGGTCGCCAGGTTCGAGGAAATTTTCCACAGACAGCTAGACCGAATGAGGTGTTATATCGGGAAGGTAGTGATGGACGTGTAACCCATTATCAAACATATGATCAGGATGGGTTACCTATCAAGCGAGTCGATCTGACAGGAAGACCTCATGGTGGTGTGCCGACACCACACATTTTAGAGTATACCCGTAACACAGATCCAGCTACCGGTCGAACCTTTGTCAACAAGCCAAGCCAAGTTCGTCCCGCTACACCTGATGAAATTCCAAATGTTTATTAA